The nucleotide sequence AGCTCCGGCTGCGGCCCGAAGTGCATGCCCAGCTCGACTGGGATACCACGACCGAGGTGAAGGCGCTGGATCTGACGGTGCTGCACTTCTTCGTGCTGGAAAAGGTGCTTGGCATTGTGGGGCCCGATGCGCAGCGGCAGTGGCCGGGCGTGGCCTACGTGCGCAACTTCCCCGAGTGCCTGCAGCGCGTGGACCACGGCGAGGCGCGCGCCGCCTTCATCACCAGCGAGGTAACCATGGACGAGGTGGAGCGCGTGTGCCACTCCGGCGCCGTGATGCCGCCTAAATCCACGTTCTTCTACCCCAAAACCATCGGCGGCTTCCTGTTCAGCAGCATCCGCGCCGACGAAACCCAGCACCCATTTATGCGGGAGTTTATGGGGTGAAGTGGTGGGTTAGCGGCTAGGTGGATTGGAGATGAATAATCAGTCAGGTAAAAATCCCCTCGCAAAAACCCTATCCCATTAACACCAACCCAACAACCTTCCAACCCATCACTCCACCAACCCTCCTATGAAGCTTATCCTGGCCTCTAACTCGCCGCGGCGCCGGCAGCTGCTCTCCGACCTGGGCCTGGCCTACACCGTGCGCCTGCAGGAAGTGGATGAGTCGTTTCCAGACCACCTGCGCCGCGCCGAAGTGGCCGAGTACCTGGCCGCCCATAAGGCCGATGCCTACCGCGCCGGCCTGGCTTCCGATGAGGTGGTGCTGACCGCCGATACCATCGTCTGCCTCGACGACGACGTACTTAACAAACCCGCCGACGAGGCCGAAGCCATCCAGATGCTGCAGCGCCTGCAGGGCCGCACCCACGACGTCTTCACCGGCGTCTGCCTGCTCTGCGGCGACGGCCGGCAGGTAGTTTTCTCCGACCAGACCCGGGTAACGTTTCGCAAATTATCTCTCTCGGAAATAGAGCATTACGTCCGGCAGTATCAACCATTAGATAAGGCCGGCGCCTACGGGGCCCAGGACTGGATTGGCATGGTAGCCGTGACCCGGCTGGAGGGCTCCTACTTCAACGTGATGGGCCTGCCGGTGCACCGCGTGTGGGAGGCACTCACGCGCCTGACGGGTGCCAGCCTGCTGGCCGGATAGTTCCTCCCACGCCCTATTATTCGGCTGCCTTCATTCCCGCACATGCGCGCTTCCGCACCTGTTCCGTTCCGCGCCTTGCTGACAGTCGGGCTCCTGTGTTTACTGGCCAGCAGCATGGGGCTGCTGCTGATTTTCGGACCGACTGCTTACGCCAAAGTGCAGGCGCTGGGCCACGTGACGTACCACGAAGGCAGCTACCGGCACCTGCGGCTGGCCCTGACGCCAACGCGCTACCTGGCTTTGCGTGGGGGGCTGCTGGCCACCACCCTGCTCAGCTTGGGGGGCCTGTGGCTGCTGCGCCGCCGGGAACCAGAACTGCTGCACCGCGAAGCCCGGCAGCTACGCCACGAAGCCCGGCTACTCGGTGCAAGCCTGCGCCGCACCTGGCAGCAACTGGGGCGGGGGCAGCAGGTTGTATTTGGAAGCTTGCTACTGGTGCTGCTGCTTGTGCGGCTGTGGTACCTGGTTTATTACCCCATCAGCACCGACGAGGCGGCGTCGTTCGACTACTTCATTCACGAGGGGCCGGTGGCCATCAGCAGCTTCTACCCTATTCCCAACAACCACCTGCTGTTCAACTTTGTATGCTGGCCGCTGAGCTGGCTGAGTGCCGATCTGCGCGTGGTAATGCGGCTGCCGACGCTGCTGCTGGCCACCGCCGGCACCAGCACCTGCTACCTGCTCCTAACGCGCCAGATGGGCTTTCGGGCTGCCACGCTCAGCACGGGATTCTTCAGCTTCACGCCGCTGGGGCTGTACTACGCAGTGGCGGGCCGGGGTTACTTTCTGCAGCTGGTGTTGCTGCTGGCGGTGTTTTTTGCGGCTATGGCGCTGTGGCGTCGCCCGCTGCGCCCGCGACTGGCCTGGGTGGTCTTTGTAGGTGGCAGCATCTTAGGATTGTACACCATCCCGACGTTTGTTTATCCGCTGACGGCCCTTAGCCTGGGCTTGCTGCTGCGCTTTGGCGGGCAGCAGCAGTGGCAAGCAGTGGGCAGGCTGGCCCTGGCGGGTGCCAGCGTTGTAGCTGCTACCAGCCTGCTGTACACGCCGGTCATAGCGGTGTCGGGGCTGCCGCGGCTGCTGGGCAACCGCTACGTAGAGCCTCTGAGCAACGCCGTATTCTGGCCCCGCTACGCCGGCCACCTGCGCGGGCTGGCAGACATGCTGGCTGGCAATGGCCGCCTTGGCTTGCTAGGGGCGGCTGGCCTGCTAGCAGCGTGGCCGCTGCTGTGGAAATGGGTGCCACGCCAACGCCCCCTGCTGGCCCTGAGTGGCCTGCTGCTAGCCGTGCCGCTTCTGCTGATGGCCTTGCAGCAGGTGCTTACCCCGGCCCGGGTGCTGCTGTTTGTGGCCTGCTTCGGCAGTATTCTGGCAGGCGTAGCGGCTACTGCGCTGCTCAACTGGCTGCGGGTGCCTACTCGCTGGCAACTGGCGCTGTTTCTGCTGCTGATTGGCGGCTACGAGGGGTACCAGTTCCGGCGGCAGCTGCCGCCATGGCGGGCAGAGCAACGCCAAGAGCAACTCATGCAGGCTTCGTACCGGTGGCTGCTTGGCCACGGGGCGCGGCGGGTGTTTCTGGCCTCGCCGCAGCACGAGCTGTTCATGCACCACTACGCCCTGCAGCAAAGCCATCCGCCGGCCCTCGTCACCCGCGCCGACCCGCACCAGACCTACGACTTTGTGGTGCTGGAACGCGACGCCAAAAACCCTCCTGCCTGGACTCAGCCGCCATTCTACATCCCAGCCTATCAGGACGGATATGTGGTGATTTACAGGCGAGCCACAACGCCATAACAAACCGGCTGCCCGCACCAGACTATTGCGAACAATCATCCGGCACGGGCGGCCTATATACTGCACGCTGCTCCCCCCGAGCCGCCTAATGCCCGCGGGCCAGCAGCGCAATGCCGCCCACTATCAGCAGCATGCCCAGCGCCTGAGGCCAGCCCAACGCCTCGCGCAGCACCAGCACGCCCAGCAGGGCCGTCAGCAGCACCGAGCCGCCTACAATCAGCGGCGTACCTACTGAGGCTGGCGCGCCGCGGCTGTACACCGCAAACGTCAGAATCTCGGCCAGGCCGATGCCTATGCCGGCCAGGGCGGCCAGCGTGAGGCCACGGGGTGTGGCCAGCACCGGCGGCAGGGCGCCGCGCAGGTACAGCACCAGCAGCAGGCCCGCGCCCACCAGGGCGGCCACCACCTGGAGCACCACGGCGCCCACCATTTCGTGCACCTGCCCGGCCGAGGCCTTAATCAGCAGGTTGTAGAGCGCCATGCACACGGCGGCGCAGGCCGCCAGCAGAAGCCAGTTCATTCGCCGCTACGCTTCGTCGTCGTCGTCGGCTTCGCCGTCCTCGTCGTGGAGGCGGGCCAGCAGGTCCTGCTGCAGCTGCTGCCAGCTGGCGTAGTCCTCCGACTCGGCCCATTTCTCCTGCAGTTCCGAGTTCTTCAGCACGGCTGCTACGGCGTCTTCGGCGAGTTCGCGCAGGTCTTCGCTGTCGGCGGCGTCGAGGTGGGCGACGGCGGGCAGCAGGCCGGGCGGGAAGTCGGCGGCGGGCTTGCCCAGGATGGCGGCTACGATTTCGGCCGCGGCCAGCGCTTCGCTGGCTTCGTCCAGTTCCAGGTAGCCTTCTTCTTCAGCCGCCGTGGCCAGCGCCTCGTAGAGCGCGGCTTCATTGGGCGTTTCGCGGAAACTCTCGCCGAGGTCAGCGGCGGCGTCGTTGTCGAAGTTGTGGTAGTCCCAGGTGCTCATACAATTTGGGGGCTTTAACTTGAGCTTATGAATGACTGTTTTCTGGCATATGGCCAGCTTCTCTGCAAACTGGACTTTCCAACTCTACGGCAGATATGCGAAGGAAACGGCGTTTTGGCGCGAATAAGAAGCTCCAGCCATTACGAACGTGAAGAATACCTCCTACTGACGACTCCGAAAGAGGCTCGCATTTCTTTTGAACAGATAGCCGAATGTGAGTTTCTGTTACGTGGAGAAGCGGAATCAAAAGCCGATTTACTACAGGTATGCCAATTGGCTTCTGCGGCGCTATCTAACGCTCAGCTTCGCCATAGCCTAGAGCTTTACGACTTAGACGATCAGCTTTTTGCTTACCTGCACCATAACTGGTTGCCGTAAGGGTTAAGTTGACGCCTACCGAAACTTCTCCTTCAGCAGCTCGATTTCCACGGCCGGCGAAATCTTCTCGTAGAGAATGTGGTAGGCGGCCGAGGTGATGGGCATGGGCACCTGCAGGCGCTTGTTTATCTCGTAGATGCTCTTCACGGCGTAGTAGCCCTCGGCCACCATGTTCATCTCCATCTGCGCTGACTTCACTGAGTAGCCGCGGCCCACCATGTTGCCGAAGGTGCGGTTACGCGAAAACTGCGAGTAGGCCGTCACCAGCAGGTCGCCGAGGTAGGCCGAGCCCGACAGGTCGCGGGGCGTGGGGTTGAGAGCGTGCACGAAGCGGCGCATCTCCTGCACCGCGTTGCTCACCAGCACCGCCTGGAAATTGTCGCCGTAGCCGAGGCCGTGGGCAATGCCGCTGGTCAGGGCAATGATGTTTTTCATGACGGCAAAGTATTCGATGCCGTCGAGGTCCTGGGCGGGGTTGGCCTTCACATAGCGGTTGCGCAGCAGGCGGCAGAAGTCCTCGGCCAGCGTGGGGTCGGGCGAGCCGATGGTGAGGTAGCTCTGCTTTTCCAGCGCCACTTCCTCGGCGTGGCACGGGCCCGCCACCACGCCCAGACGGGTAGGCGCCAGCCGAAACCGCTCGGCCACGTAGTCGGTCACCAGCACGTTTTTGCCCGGAATCATGCCCTTGATGGCCGAAATGACGCGCTTGTTCTTTAGCGAGTCGCGGTCCAGTTTGTCGAGCACGCCCTGCACGAAGGCGGCGGGCACGCCCAGCACCAGCCAGTCGGCCTCGGCCACCACTTCCTGCAGGTCCGTGGAGGGGAACACCCGCGTGAGGTCGTGGGCCACGGAGGAGAGGTAGCGCGGGTTGTGGCGCGTGGTGCGCAGGTGCTGCACGTCGTCTTTGGAGCGCAGCCACCAGCCCACCCGGGACCCGTTTTCGGCCAGAATCTTGGTGAGGGCAGTGGCCCAGGAGCCGCCGCCGAGCATGGCTATCTTTTCCAACGAGGTAACAGGTGATGTGGTGATGAGGGGAATCGTGACAGGTGACAGGTGCTGGGCCTGCTGTGGGGCAGCGTAGCCGGTTGGGCGTGGGCCGCCATTGGGGCCTTACGGTTGCCTGTCCTCAAAAGTGCGAAGTTTCCTTTACAAACAAGCCCCTGCCGCGCGAACGACAGGGGCCTGGCTGCTATAGGAGGTTGGCGGACAGCGGACAACAAATAGTGCCCGCCGGGAGCCGCCCCTCCCGAAATACGGTTTCAGGGCTATTTGGCTTCCTCAGGGCCTTCTTTCAGGGCTTCCTTGTTGAGGCTTTTGGCGTCCTTCACCACCACCCGCTCGCCGGGCTTCAGGGTTTTGGCCACGGCCCGGAACGGCCCGCTCACCACTTCGTCGCCGGCTTTCAGGCCGCTCAGGATTTCGATGTTCTGGAAGTCACTGATGCCGGTTTTCACGGGCGTAATCATCGCCTGGCCGTCGCGGATAACGAACACCACTTCCTGCACGTCGGTGGTTTTCTTGGCGCTGGCGGCCTCAGTAGCCCCGCTTTTGCCGCGCCCGCCTACGCCGCCCACCCGCACGCGGGGGCCGGCGCTGCCAGCCGCATCGGCGGCGGCCGTCATGGCGCTGTCGGAGCGGGTCGTGACGGCGGCCAGCGGCACGCTCAGCACGCCGGTTTTGCGGTCGGTGATGATGTCGACGGAAGCCGTCATGCCGGGGCGGAACGGCACCACCGTGCGGCCGTTGACGGTGCGCAGCAGGTGGCGGTACGAGTCGGGCAGCAGCCGGATGCGCACCTCAAACTCGGTTACGGCTTCGGCCGTGAGGGCGTCTTTGGCCGTGTTGGCAATGCTGGTCACGAGGCCGCGGAACTTCTCGTCCTTGCTGGCATACGAATCCACTTCCACCACCACCGAGTCGCCGAGGTGCACGTTGATGATGTCGTTTTCATTCACGTTCACCCGCACCTCCATGGAGTTGAGGTTGGCGATGCGCATGATTTCGGTGCCCGACATCTGCGAGGTGCCCACTACCCGCTCGCCTTTCTCCACGTTGAGCTTGCTGATGGTGCCGCTCACGGGAGCGTAGATGGTGGTTTTGTTGAGGTTGCGGCGGGCATCGTCGAGGCCGGCCTGGGCGCTCTGCACGCTGCTCTGCGCCGAGCGGATGCCGGCCCGGGCGCTGTTGAGCTCTTCCTGCGAGGCGTCGTAGGCGGCTTTGGCAGCCTCGTACTCAGCCTGCGAAATCACCTTCTGCTTGAACAGCGAGGCATTGCGGCGGTAGGTCAGCTCGGTTTGCTTGGCGTTGGCAATCAGCTGCTGCAGGCGGGCCTGGGTCTGGCCCACGTTGGCGCGCTGGGCATTCACCACGGCCGACTGCTGGTTCACCAACGCCTGGTAGTTGTCGGGGCGGATGCGCAGCAGCAGCTGGCCTTTCTTCACCGAGTCGCCTTCCTGCACATACAGCTCGGTGATTTCGCCCGAGACGTCGGGCGAGATTTTCACTTCCGTTTCGGGCTGCACCTTGCCAGAGGCACTCACCTGCTCCACAATATTGACGGTGCCGGCCTTGGCGGCCGTTACCTCGGTACCGGCCGGCTTGCCCACCCAGCCCTGTTTTTTGCCGATGGCGTAGCCCCCAATCAGCACCACCACGACGGCCAGGAGGATGTAGAGTAAGCGGTTGTTTTTCATAATAGTGTCTTAGATTCTGAAGGACTTGAAAACGTGGCGACCAGCTAGAGCGCCAGCGGGCGGCCCTGGTAGAAGTCCAGCACCTTGCGGCGGAACGTGTACTCGTACTTGGCCTGAATCATGGTCGATTCGGCGGCGGCGAGGTTGTTTTTGGCTATGTTGAACTCGGTGCCGTTGAGCAGGCCGTTGTTGAAGCGGATTTCGGCGTTGCGGTAGGCCGTGGTCAGGGCTTCGGTCTGGCGCTTGGCCGAGGTGAACTTGCGCTGGGCGGCCAACGCATCGGCGGCGGCCTGCTGGATGTTCTGGCGCAGCGTCAGGCGAGTTTGCTCGGCGCGCAGCTCAGCCTGGCGGGTGGCCACCTGGGCCCGCTGCACGTTGGTGCGGGCCTGGAAGCCGTTGAGAATCGGAATGTTGAGGTTGAACTGCAGCTGCCGGCCAATGTTGTCCTTGATCTGGTTGGAGAACTTGGCCGGCAGAAACTCCGGAATGGCCTGCGCCGGCTGCAGCACCGCAAACGTGGTGGGCACCGGCCGGCCGTTCACGTACTGCACCACCGGAATTGGAATAGCCTCCGTGGAATCACCGCTGAACACGCGCGCCAGCCTTGACGACGAGAAACCGGTGAACACGCCGGCCCCGAACGTGAGGCGCGGCAGGTAGGCACCGCGGGCCACATCAATGCCCAGCTGGCTGGAGCGCACGCGCAGGTCGGCGGCCCGGATTTCGGGCATCACGCCCTGCGCCGTCTCGAAAATAGCGGCCGGATCGTCGTTGAAGTTGGCGTTTTCGTCGGGGTCGGGCACCTGGGGCATGTCAATCCGGAAGGCGGCCGCGCCGGCGGCATCCAGGTTGAGCAGCTGAATGAGCTGCAGGCGGGCAATGTCGCGCTGGTTCTGGGCCGTCACCACGTTCAACTCGTCGGAGGCCAGCTGGGCGCGACTGTCGAGCAGCTGGCTTTCGGCCACGGCGCCGGCCTTGAGCAGCTTCTCGGTGCGCGAAATCTGCTGCTGGCTGCTGTTCACGCGGGTCTGGTTGGCCCGTATCAGCTCTTCGGCCAGCACGTACTGCAGGTACACCGAAGCCACGTTCAAGGACAAGTCGTTGCGGGCCTGCTCGATATCAACCAGCGCGGCCTGGTAGTCGAGAGCGTTGCGCTTGACCGTATTGCGCAGCTGAAACCCCGAAAACAGGGTTATCTGCGAAAAGGCCGAGAAGTTGTTGGACCGGATGGTCTGGCTCACGAAGTCGTTGGTAAGCGGGTCGAGGCCGGTACCGTAGTTCCAGGTCTGGCTGCCGCTCAGGTTAGCGGTGGGCAGCAGCGCCCCGCGGCCGGCCCGCTGGGTCACGTCGCTGAGCTCGGCATTGAGCTGGCTCTGGCGCACGGTGAGGTTGTTTTTTACGGCGTAGTCCACGGCCTGCTGCAGCGTGAAGGGCGTGCCGGCCGCCGCCGGCGCCTGGGCCAGCGCCGTGCCCGGAGGCTGGGCCGGCGGCGCGGTCTGGGCCAGCCCGGGGCCGGCCGCGGCCAGCAGCAGCGCCGCCGAGCCGGCCAGCGCCAGCGTACGAGGCAGAGTAGCAGGTGTTTTCATAGACGAGTTTAGGGCTTGGTGCTTAATGCTTGGTGCCTAGGGCTTGGGATTTAGGGCCTGGTGCTTGGGGCCTGGTTGTTTGGGCTTGATGCCTACTCCCTAATCAATGGTGGGAATATAGGTGACGCGGTGCACCCAGCTGAGCTGGCGCAGGTATTCGAGCGTAATGTCCTTGATGCCGGAGTCGATTTCGATGAACTGGCGGGCGACGTCGTTTTTGCCTTTCCGCGACACGAGCATGGTGGCAATGTTGCAGTCGTCGTGGGCAATAACCGAGGCAATGAAGGCAATGGAGCCTTTGGCGTCGTCGGCGTCGAGGATGAGCGTGTGCAGGCTGCCCGAAAAGTCCGAGGGAAACCCATCGACCTCCACAATCCGGATGACGCCGCCGCCCCGGCTCTGCCCGATGACTTCCACCGCGTGGCCGGTGCGCTCGTCGCGCAGCTGCAGCCGGATGGTATTGGGGTGCATGGTAGAGGCATTGCCGACGCCCTGGAACGAGTACTCCAGGCCAACTTCTTTGGCGTGGTCGAAAGCCTCGCGGATACGCACGTCGTCGGTGGCCATGCCCAGCAGGCCGGCCACGATGGCGCGGTCGGAGCCGTGGCCCTCGTAGGTGCGGGCAAAGGAGTTGTAGAAGGTAATGACGGCATGCGTGGGCACGCTGCCCAGAATGCGGATGGCGGCGCGGGCAATGCGCACTACGCCGGCGGTGTGCGACGAGCTAGGCCCGATCATCACCGGCCCAATCATGTCGAAGATGCTGCTTTTCTCGGCCATATCGCGCCAAAGGTAGAAGTATTGATGGATTTGTGGAATGGCGCATTGGCAGGGTACCACATTGCGGGATTGAAACGCCCGACAGCGCGCCGCGCCGCTTCTCACGCGCCGCCGGTACCGAATAATCGAACGACAACCGCTTCGCACCTACGTGCCCTGCGCCAGTGACACAGCCTCAACCAACAAGATGCTTTGCCGACGGCCCCGGATGCCGCTTTACCTCACCGCTCCGCCACTCCACCAACCCACCACTACGCCACGCCACGACCCGGCCACCCGGTAGTTTCGGCGGCTTTTTCGTTCCTTGTGGCCGGATTCCCACCCTGTTTCCCTCCACACCCACCCGCCCATGCCTACCCCCGAGGACGAGTTTTCGCCCGCCGTTTATGAGCAGCTGCGGCTGCTGCAGCAGAAGTATGCCGCCGACAACCAGGACCTGGCCGCCTACCTCGAAGGACTCTACCACGCCGACTACGTCAACTACTGGGACTATATCAGCCTGGACACGCTGCTGAGCTTGCAGCGCCCGCTCACGCGCATCCCCGATGAGCGCATCTTCATCATGTACCACCAGATTACGGAGCTGTATTTCAAGCTCTGTCTCTGCGAGTACGAGCAGATCGGGGAGCTGCAGGCGCCTACGCTGCAGGAGCTGGTGCTGCGCCTGGGCCGCATCAACCGCTACTTCGAGAACCTCATCGACTCGTTCGACGTGATGGTGGACGGCATGGACAAGCAGCAGTTTCTGCAGTTCCGCATGTCGCTGATGCCGGCCTCGGGTTTCCAGAGCGTGCAGTACCGCATGATTGAAATTGCCAGCACCGACCTGAGCAACCTGCTCGACAAGGAAAAGCGCCGCCTGCTGGGCGAGGCCGCCGCCCACGACGAGCTGATGGGCTGCATCTATTGGAAGGCCGGCGCTACCGTAGAAGACACTGGCGCAAAAGCGCTTACCCTCATTCAGTTCGAGCAGAAGTACACCCAGCAGCTGACAGCCCACGCCGCCCACTACCAGCACCGCAACGTATGGAGCGTGGTGCAGCGCCTGCCCCTGGAAGACCAGCAGCACCCGCGCCTGCTGCGCCAGCTCAAGCAGCTCGACATCAACGTGAACGTGAACTGGCCGCTGATGCACTTCAAGTCGGCGGTGCGCTACCTGGAGCGGCACCCCACGGCCGTGGCCGCTACCGGCGGCACCAACTGGAAGAAGTACCTGCCTCCCAAGTTCCAGCGCCGCATCTTCTACCCCCAGCTCTGGACCGCGCAGGAGCTCGAAGACTGGGGCAAAGGCTGGGTGGAAAGCGTGCTGGGCGAAGCCGAGCGGGCGTAATTGCAGATTGGTTGTATACTAGAGCCGTGAAAGCGCAGCCCGCTGCGTTTTCACGGCTTTATCGTGTCTTATGCTACCTTCTACTATTGCCGTATGCGCGTCGTTCTGACTGCTTTATTGTGGCTGCTCCTGGCCCTGGCCTACGCCCAGACTCCCGAAGCCTCCACCACGCTCCTGACCAACCAGACCGGGTTTACCGGCCCGGATGCCATGGAGCTAAACAGTATGCTGGGCGTGGAAAAGCAGCATTTCGAGCTCTCCGACCCGCGGCTGGCCGGGCGGGTGCTGCATCTCACCTACCAGGAATTTCGGGACGGCGTGGCGCAGCCGGAGCAGGACCTGCTGGGCAAAGACCGGAGCCGGTTTCAGCTGGACTCGGCCGGCCGCCTGGCGTTCAACGTCTACGCCCGCGCCGCCACCGACGCGCGGCTGGAGGTGCGGTTTTTCTTCCCCACCATCGGCAAGCGGCAGCAGTTTCAGCCGCTGCCCGGCGCCCTGGCCTCCGATTACAGTCTGCGTGCCGACATTCAGGCCTACAAAAAGCAGAAAGCCAGCGTGCCGGTGGGCCGGAAGTTTCCGCTGCTGGTGTACACACTGCCTTACGTCAAGGACGGCTTTCTGTACTACTGCGACCTGGCCCAGAGCAAAGTGCCACCCGCCGAGTGGTTCAAGAAGTTCGGCATCCGGCATTTTGTGGTGTATCAGCTGACAATCGAGTAGCTCGTAGCAGCTATCATCTTAACCATTAACTCATCCCCTATTCATCCCCATGCGCAACACCTTATTGCTGGCGGCCGCACTGCTGCCGCTGGCGGCCACCGCTCAGAAAACTACCAAAGTAGTAGTCAAACAGACCAACCCCTGGAGCCACGAAACCTATTATGTGCTCCAGGAAGACAATAAAGTCAAGCACGGGCCTTATTTGAAAGAACGAACGGGGCCACCTACCATGCCTGTTCTGGCAGGCTCTTACAAGCAGGGGCAGCGCGACAGCACCTGGGTGGAATACGGCTGGAACGGCCGGCCCCAAGGCACCGGGCAGTACCGCAACGACCAGAAAACCGGCGTCTGGAGCTACTATGCTTTCGGCGACACCCTGGAGCAGCGCTACAACCACTCCACCCGCATCCTGGAATTTGCCCGCATCCGGCCCGCCGACCAACGCAAGCAGTACACCATCGTGGAGGGCACCAACTCCCGCCAGGTTACTCTCGACCGGCCGCCGCTCTATATCGGAGGCCAGCAGGCCATGAACCAGGCGGTAGCAACCAGCGTGCAGTATCCGCCGCAGGCGTTGCGCAACCGCACCGGCGGCGAGGTATTGATTGAGTTTCTGGTGGATGAGCAGGGCCGCGCCAGCGGGCACCGTGTGAAGTCGGGCATCGGCTTGGGCTGCGACGAGGAGGCTTTGGAGGCTGTGCAGCAGCTGCCCGCTGAGTGGCTGCCTGGCATGCTGGCCGGCCAGCCGGTAGCTGCTCTGATGGAAGTGCCCGTCAAGTTCCGGATTCGGTAACCAAGCCCAGCCCCACAAACCAAAACCGGCCGCCGTCTCTGCCTTGAGAAGCAGAAACGGCGGCCGGTTTACGTTCGGCAGCTAGCCCGAGGAAGGGGTTACTTCACCGTGAAGGCCACCTGCGTGTTATCCCACATCAGGGTTACCATGCCGGCTTTGTCGGCCGAGATGGTGAATACTTCCACGGGAGCGGCGGTTTTAGTGGATTTCACCTGCACGCGCAGCGCGTCGTCGGCCTGCTTGTATTCGTAGGCACCCCACTGCTTGGCGGTTTTGTTGAAGATGATGGTCCACTCCTGCTCGCCGGGGATGGTGAACAGAGCGTAGGTGCCGGCGGCCAGCGCCTTGCCGTTAATTTTCACGGCTTTGGTGGTGGTGAAGGTGGTAGCCTCATTGGCACCGGTGCGCCACACTTTGCCATAGGGCTCCAGGCCCCCGAAGGCTTTGCGGCCTTTCAGCGAAGGGCGGCTGTAGTCGATGGTGAAGCCAGGGCCCGTAACGGTGGCCGGCGGGCTGGGGCGCTTGCTTTTGTCTTCGGGCATTTTGCCCTGGGCCATTGCCTGGCCGGCCAGCAGCAGGCCGCAGAACACGAACAGCAGGGTGAGAATCTTTTTCATGAGAAACGGGAAATGGTGAGTGTGGGAGAAAAGTAGCAAATCCGGCCGCAACGTTGCGCGGCACCTCAGAACCGGCCCTGCCCGAAAAGGTTAGCCGGCCGCCGTATTCAGGCGCGAGGTGTCGCGGGTGTCGGGCATGCGCAGGTACACCACCAGCGAAATGGCGGCGCAGGCCGTCACGTACCAGTAAAACCAGCTTTCCACGCCCTGGCTTTTGGCCAGCAGCGCCACGTACTCGGCCGTGCCGCCAAAAATAGCCACCGTGAGGGCATACGGCAGCCCCACGCCCAGCGCCCGGATTTCGGTCGGGAACAGCTCGGCCTTTACCACGGCATTGATGGACGTGTAGCCGCTCACCACAGCCAGGGCCAACACCAGCAGCCCAAACGCTGCGCCGGGGCTGGCGGCCGCGCCCAGCGCCGTCATCAGGGGCACGGTGCCGAGCGTGGCACCCACCCCAAAGAACAACAGCACCGGCCGCCGCCCCACCCTATCCGACAGCGCGCCGAGCAGCGGCTGCAGCAGCATGGCCACGCCCAGCGCCCCAAACGAAACCAGCGTGGCCTGGCCCTTGCTGAAGCCGGTGGTGTTCACCAAAAACTTCTGGGTGTAGGTGGTGAAGGTGTAGAACACCACGGTGCCGCCCAGCGTGAGGCCCACCACCGTCAGCACCTCGCGCGGGTAGCGCAGCAGCAGTTGGAGCTTGCCGGGCTGCGGCGCGGCTTCGGCGTTGTCGGCGGGTGTCTGGTGGGTGAAAGCGTCAGTTTCTTCCATGG is from Hymenobacter yonginensis and encodes:
- a CDS encoding energy transducer TonB codes for the protein MRNTLLLAAALLPLAATAQKTTKVVVKQTNPWSHETYYVLQEDNKVKHGPYLKERTGPPTMPVLAGSYKQGQRDSTWVEYGWNGRPQGTGQYRNDQKTGVWSYYAFGDTLEQRYNHSTRILEFARIRPADQRKQYTIVEGTNSRQVTLDRPPLYIGGQQAMNQAVATSVQYPPQALRNRTGGEVLIEFLVDEQGRASGHRVKSGIGLGCDEEALEAVQQLPAEWLPGMLAGQPVAALMEVPVKFRIR
- a CDS encoding tryptophan 2,3-dioxygenase family protein: MPTPEDEFSPAVYEQLRLLQQKYAADNQDLAAYLEGLYHADYVNYWDYISLDTLLSLQRPLTRIPDERIFIMYHQITELYFKLCLCEYEQIGELQAPTLQELVLRLGRINRYFENLIDSFDVMVDGMDKQQFLQFRMSLMPASGFQSVQYRMIEIASTDLSNLLDKEKRRLLGEAAAHDELMGCIYWKAGATVEDTGAKALTLIQFEQKYTQQLTAHAAHYQHRNVWSVVQRLPLEDQQHPRLLRQLKQLDINVNVNWPLMHFKSAVRYLERHPTAVAATGGTNWKKYLPPKFQRRIFYPQLWTAQELEDWGKGWVESVLGEAERA
- a CDS encoding DUF2911 domain-containing protein; this translates as MKKILTLLFVFCGLLLAGQAMAQGKMPEDKSKRPSPPATVTGPGFTIDYSRPSLKGRKAFGGLEPYGKVWRTGANEATTFTTTKAVKINGKALAAGTYALFTIPGEQEWTIIFNKTAKQWGAYEYKQADDALRVQVKSTKTAAPVEVFTISADKAGMVTLMWDNTQVAFTVK
- a CDS encoding MFS transporter, coding for MQTSPAPGGRSMASRIRSIFSGSVGNLVEWYDWYVYSAFALYFAPSFFPEGSQTAQLLNTAAIFAVGFLMRPLGGWLLGLYADRAGRKAALMASVLLMCGGSLLIALTPTYAQIGVAAPVLLVLARLLQGLSVGGEYGTSATYLSEMADQRNRGFFSSFQYVTLIAGQLLALLVQLGLQQVLSAAELQAWGVPFGIGAAAAVVALYLRRTMEETDAFTHQTPADNAEAAPQPGKLQLLLRYPREVLTVVGLTLGGTVVFYTFTTYTQKFLVNTTGFSKGQATLVSFGALGVAMLLQPLLGALSDRVGRRPVLLFFGVGATLGTVPLMTALGAAASPGAAFGLLVLALAVVSGYTSINAVVKAELFPTEIRALGVGLPYALTVAIFGGTAEYVALLAKSQGVESWFYWYVTACAAISLVVYLRMPDTRDTSRLNTAAG